A single region of the Halopiger xanaduensis SH-6 genome encodes:
- a CDS encoding amino acid ABC transporter ATP-binding protein, which produces MSDHPTHTDDRRTETDASTAGAADGTDSAGTGSRPGTGTGEPLLRIEDLHKSYGDEEVLLGIDLEIDRGDVEVLVGPSGSGKSTLLRCLNLLTPVDSGHVYLGDTEVTAPETDPNEIRQQIGMVFQDINLFAHLTARENVTLGLRKVKGIPKDEARQRADAELERVGLADQADSYPAQLSGGQKQRVGIARALAMDPEVMLFDEPTSALDPELSNEVLEVMDELVEAGMTMVVVTHEMRFARGGATNITFLADGQIVERGPPEKLFENPDHDRTAQFFQSISHE; this is translated from the coding sequence GTGAGCGACCACCCAACCCATACGGACGACCGACGCACCGAGACCGACGCATCGACCGCAGGCGCAGCCGACGGCACGGACAGTGCCGGCACGGGCTCGAGGCCCGGCACCGGGACCGGCGAGCCGCTGTTGCGAATCGAGGACCTCCACAAATCCTACGGCGACGAGGAGGTCCTGCTCGGCATCGATCTCGAGATCGACCGCGGCGACGTCGAGGTGCTGGTCGGCCCCAGCGGTTCCGGCAAGTCGACGCTCCTGCGGTGTCTCAATCTGCTCACCCCCGTCGACAGCGGCCACGTCTACCTCGGCGACACGGAGGTGACCGCGCCCGAGACCGACCCGAACGAGATCCGCCAGCAGATCGGGATGGTGTTCCAGGACATCAACCTCTTCGCCCACCTCACCGCGCGCGAGAACGTCACGCTCGGCCTCCGCAAAGTCAAGGGGATCCCCAAGGACGAAGCCCGGCAGCGGGCCGACGCCGAACTCGAGCGCGTCGGACTCGCGGATCAGGCCGACTCCTACCCGGCGCAGCTCTCGGGCGGCCAGAAACAGCGCGTCGGGATCGCCCGCGCGCTGGCGATGGACCCCGAGGTCATGCTGTTCGACGAGCCGACCAGCGCCCTCGACCCGGAACTGAGCAACGAGGTGCTCGAGGTGATGGACGAACTCGTCGAGGCGGGGATGACGATGGTCGTGGTCACCCACGAGATGCGCTTCGCGCGCGGCGGCGCGACGAACATCACCTTCCTCGCGGACGGGCAGATCGTCGAGCGCGGCCCGCCCGAGAAACTGTTCGAGAACCCGGACCACGACCGAACCGCACAGTTTTTCCAGAGCATCAGCCATGAGTGA